CTACGCAGATCGGGGCCGGAGCAGTTCCACCCTGACGTCCGCCGGGAAGCCCGTGGTCGGACCGACACGACGGGCGAACTCCGTGACGGCCTCCAGCTGGGGCGCGCCGAAGCGGAAGTCGAGGGTGGTGAAGTACCGCTCGAGGACGTCTTCGTCGAACTCCTCCCAGCGGGCCGCCTGCTCGGCGACCTTGCCGACCTCCTCCAGGGAGAGGTTGCGGGAGTCGAGGAAGGCCTGGTGGACCTGGCGGGTCAGGACGGGCTCGCGCTCCAGGTAGTCGCGCCGGGCCGCCCACACCGCGAAGACGAAGGGCAGTCCGGTCCACTCCTTCCACAGCCGGCCGAGGTCGTGCACCTCCAGGCCGAACCGTGGTCCGTCCAGCAGGTTCGCGCGCAGCGCCGCGTCGCCGATGAGGACGGCGGCCTCGGCCTCCTGCATCATCAGGCTGAGGTCGGGCGGGCAGGTGTAGTAGTCCGGCCGGACGCCGAAGCGGTCGGCCAGGAGCAGTTGCGCGAGGCGCACCGAGGTCCGGGAGGTCGAGCCGAGGGCGACCCGGGCGCCGTCGAGCTGGTCCAGCGGCACCTGCGAGACGATCACACAGGACATCACCGGGCCGTCGCAGCCCACGGCGATGTCGGGAAAGGCGACCAGGTCGTCGGCGTTCTTCAGGAACTCGACGAGGGTCACGGGCCCGATGTCGAGATCGCCCCGCACCAGCTGCTCGCTGAGCTTCTCCGGGGTGTCCTTGGTCAGGTCGAAGTCGAGGAGCGTGCCGGTTCTCGCGAGCCCCCAGTAGAGGGGCAGGCAGTTGAGGAACTGGATGTGGCCGACGCGCGGCCGGGTGCGAGAATTGTCCACATCGCGAGGCTAGACCCCGTCGGGTACGCTGCGGACTCCGACCCCCGAGTCAACCCCTT
The window above is part of the Streptomyces sp. NBC_00425 genome. Proteins encoded here:
- a CDS encoding menaquinone biosynthetic enzyme MqnA/MqnD family protein; this encodes MDNSRTRPRVGHIQFLNCLPLYWGLARTGTLLDFDLTKDTPEKLSEQLVRGDLDIGPVTLVEFLKNADDLVAFPDIAVGCDGPVMSCVIVSQVPLDQLDGARVALGSTSRTSVRLAQLLLADRFGVRPDYYTCPPDLSLMMQEAEAAVLIGDAALRANLLDGPRFGLEVHDLGRLWKEWTGLPFVFAVWAARRDYLEREPVLTRQVHQAFLDSRNLSLEEVGKVAEQAARWEEFDEDVLERYFTTLDFRFGAPQLEAVTEFARRVGPTTGFPADVRVELLRPRSA